The window CATTTATCCTCTCACAGTTACATGAAATCCTGAGGATCCTGGGGAAAATGCCTTACAAGACATTAAAAAGTCTTATAGCATAGCTACTGAAGAAGTCGGGATTCTGATTGGTTTGAGGGTGTGGATCAACTCTTAGTAACCATACAGTTTAACTGGACAGCTATGATGTAATGTTTGGTCTGGacttattttattacattatccaTCACCTCTGTTATATTTCAGATTcaatctacttgatttgactcatttggacgctgtagcttcatattagcttcagataaacttttaaatacatttttgcacagaaggaggactgtggattttttcccccatcacttccattgtaagtgcattatgaagggatcttctaatggtcagtatgaacaggaggaatgattacagcaagaaaaacatgtttcaatgttcatgtgggctcctgactgttgttttaagacacacttgaaatatTAATCCGTCCTCTAAAGCAAGGAAATGTTATTGCAAAACTTTAGTCACCTGACACTCACCTGAGGAAAGCTGAGAGTCAAAGTTCACATCCAGATTATAGCAGCCTGCTTCACATCAAACGACCGGCTGCCAAGACATGATGAGAGCTGGTTTATGGAAATGTGGGgccaataaaaactgttttgtgaAATCTAACATGAATGTCTGATAAACAGACTAAACTACAAACCAGCTGTGACCATCTGAAATGCAGAAACATGTCCAGTGTTTTACCCTCTAATATAGTGCAGGCAAGCTTGATTGGAATGTTAATATAAATACTAATGGTGTGAAGTATGAGAATCCATGCAATCAAAACTTataatttgttgtgttttcttgctgCAGACAGCTTTCCGAgtcctgcagcagcatcctcagGTCCTCGGCAGCAGGATCGGCATGATGGGCCTTTCCCTCGGCGCCAGTTTCACACTCAAAATGGCCGCTTACTCCGAGGTTATAAAGGTAAAATTCATGATCTTCATGCAGCTCCACTTGTTCAAAGATCCCCTCCTAGACAGAGAAACTGTGCTTTGACTCGTAATTTgtcaaagaaaccagaaaatattcacattaacaGCTGGCATTTTCATGTCAAAGTTGAACTCCATTTAAATGAAGTAATCTCAGCCTGAAATGTAATTGTTATAATTTTGATGTGTCCCTTTGTGGTGTTTCTGCTCAGTTTTATGCCTGCTCCTGAAGCTCTTAGctaagtcaagtcaagtcagtttatctatagagcacatttgaaaacaacaaaacttgaccaaagtgctttagaGAGAAATACAACCAAATAAAAACGCATACGAATCAAGGggaaaattaataataaaataaataaatataggaTCTAAAGCCTAAGAAGACAACAGCAGTGCAAAGAGAACATATAATAAATAGAGGGGCTaaagatcaataaataaaaagtgtgagCAGTCATGTCTTCATGGTGATTTTAACTGGGAGCACTGAATGACGAACAGTGATTGGTCAGCAGATCTGAGGGGATGAAAGCtgaagaatgaaatgaaaagctgaaGCCAGTCCAtgcagtgctttaaaaacaaataaaagattcCTAAAATCTATTCTGTATTTgactggtaaccagtgaagaGAGGAGTCACGCTGCTGCATTacaaataattgtattttacaCATtgctgtttgtcattttgtgtagTTTTTCTGTTCTCTGTAAACACTTGtatatgtaatgtgtgtgtgtgtgtgtgtgtgtgtggtctctcAGCTCAGCAGTGTGGTGTGCATTAATGGGACTCATGTGCAGCCAGTCGATGGATCTGTGGAAGAAATGCTGGAATACTGTAGAAGGTAAGTTGATCTGTTGTCAGTTACTTTGTCATTTATGTTCAACAGTTCAACAACTACAGATATCATTCCTGCTCCCCAGAGAATGAACTTTAAATTTGAATGACCCCATGATGTTTCCTCTAGCGCAGTAGTACTCATACACAAGTCTTTGAGGTCCACTGCATCAAAAGTCCACATCCCTATTGCCAGAATAAAACGCTGGCATTGTACGTTGCTGCAAACTGCAGATATGTTAAAAGTCTACGTTTCAATGTTGGCCTTTATCAGTtcaataattatgttttatgatgtaacaatgctgtggttaaggtctggtagggtttaggcacaaaaaccacttggttagggatcatggtttgagttaaaatacaaaaaaacggctgcaaatgtcccaaCGTCTCGCTAAAATACCCACTTTTGTTGGTTGAAAGGGGAAGCAGGCAGTAGTCTCCAGTTGGTCTCGAacactgctctctgctgttttgATGGTTTTCCAACATTCTTCCGTCTGTTTTCCTAACCATCCACCAACCCTTCCTCCTCCAAATAcagtcagctcatatagatgtcatctgaactatgtcactttagaaatgttgatataatacgtattgttgaaatgttgatacGCTACATATTAAACGTATTGAAACGTAGAGATTCAACGTATCCGTcgtttgcagaaacatacaatgccaacattttattctggcaacAAGGCTGAAGTCCATCAAGACTGcattacatgatgatattttaatacaaaaactCCAGACATATGTGCATGAACAGAGGTGACACCTTCATTGTGTAACCGAGTCCTTAAACCTGGACGCAAACAGGCCGATtttcacacccacttcatgcAGTGATTGTTGAGCTGTGCAGAGGTGAgtcagggtttgaacttctctctctgctcttcttcaTTCTTAGCAcaactacttctgtcactttttatgtgaGAGTGAAACACTAGtaatgtcttccaggagagactgtctgacaATATGCTCCGTTATTCCCCCCATGATGGTCGGCTTTTCACTCCATCTTTAAGTGTGGCCGTTCAGAACAGCATTTGATTTCCGGTGTGATCGTACAACATGTTGTAAGACGCAGTTCTGATCGACCGTAAATCAACACTTACTTTTTCAGCAGGAGCTCCTACATCTGACAACGATCTTATTAACTATGGCGACTTGCGGGAAGCTGTGATGTATCACTCAAAGGCAGTCCGGGTCAGGTTGCAGTGaaaattttttaattttaaataaaatttaattaaatcacACCACACTCAGGacaaactatatattttttagctCCACTGGAAATGCTGTAAGGACACAAACAGATTAGTTTGTCTGAGTCGCCAATAATTCAAGTATGTGTTGAGTCAGAACTGAGTCAGTTGAACTTTTTTGAGTCTctttttgggtttgttttctgtccaaTCAGAAACGCTGAGAAGACTCGCTTCAACGAGAAGAACCAGGTGATCTGGCGAGATCTGCCGCTGCCCATCCCCACTGACCCTGAACTCAAAGTGGACGTGAGTTCAATCAGACAGAATgtctctttttattgttttacaatcAGTATCCTCTCTTTTTGATGACAGTTTATTTGATAGTGCAACACATCACAACGTATCCaaattagttttcttttttggggAGGAGGTTTCTTACAACTTGTGCTGGTGTGCTTGTATtattatgcatatttttttctttttaatatctcTGAGCAGGTGGGACGACTGCAGTGTCCTGTGATGTTGGTCGTAGCGGAGGACGATCAGAACTGGCCGGCGTCCGAGTCTGCTCAGGACGTGAGTTTACTTTCATGACAACATCCTGAGTAACAAATCTGGTGCAGAGGATTAAAGTCAGATTAGGAAGCAGGACGACAGAAGTTGGATGAAACAGATTTTACAAGGATATATGGAATTCCAAAATGGCTAATATTAGGTAAATAATAagacattataaaataaataattgtgtgtatgtaaatgaaCCAATAAATTGTGAAGTTATTCAATAGCTTTTAAAACTCAgctaattcatttttattttcatagtagTGAACAAAACGAGTTTAAataaaccaaagctgtaattataaaaataaaccttttcaaaaaaacaaccgaaaataaatttgcaacaaattaatgaacatgatcttaaactggtggtctggggccacgGGAGGgttcaggagcagcaggggccagtaTGCGCGTTATGTatcgtgcgctttcactttacacacgagcagatccgtttccttAGCAGAGAAGATGCGCCATCATAATAacaatccgccaaggtgcaagcgcatctggctcttaaagggaatgggagatgacactctgattggtttattgcatgttacgctgaaaacacacccatggTTAATTAgaagactatggacaacccctttgaaccatgcgcctggcgcAGCAACCGTTTTTCCACCcgtaaaatagcaaaagtgcatttggacacaccctaaacgcacttgcgccatgcgcttcagaccgtgcactttagatcgttaaaacAGGGCCCATGTTGTTTTCTACTAGCATTAAGTGTTTGTTGTAATGCTtgcatgtcatttttcaagaacgtgtgaaaaataaaagtattgaCACAGTCAATGCTAAGTTTAATGTAAAGCAATTTTTTGGTTCCAAGACCTTTGTCAGACATTAAACTCACAATATGAAACAACAGTGTGTTTAAACTGGAGCCACAGGCTGCAACAACTGCAACTGCCACAATCGTAAAACTAATTAcatgtctttatttattattcagcGGCAAAAGTAATGTCTCCAcattaaagtgtcagttttgaCTCTTCACAGAACAATCTACTCCCAttccacaaaaaacaaatgtgtccATCTACTATGATTGTGTCGTGTTGGTGTCGTTTGAATTGAACTCTCCAGTTGATTTCTCAGAGAAGTTGGTTGGTTAAATTACCTCAGCTTCAACTAGTTCTCCAGTTATTACACTATCATGAGCATTTCACCATCAGTCATTCATAATTTATAATTCGCCATTCAGAACATATTACACTCATTCTGGttgattattcatttatctgtttgcaCTGATACCTCATTTATTCCCTTGTTCATCATTTTAGTTcaataaatatgcatttatcAGTATGTCGTTGTCTGTGGCTTCAATGTAAAGCAGAGAATTAGATCCCTGCATCATAACACACTACttcagacatgagattgataaAAAGTGGTTCTGTGTGTCATCTCAGGGGGGTGGTGCTCCTGTCACGAggtttataaataaatgtagatgtTCCTGCATCTCAAAGGATGTTTTCCAGATTAAAGACCGGTTTGGATGTAATTCTATAATTCCAAACATGTCATTTAGAATCTCACAGTAACTGAGGTGTTGAAATTGAGTGTGTTCTGTTCATTTACAAATCATATCCAAGCCATGTCACAAATATGAGATAATGTTTTGAACTTCCTGTTTTCCAGATGAAGGAGATGATGGAGCAGGCGGGGAACAGCCACCTGCTGACCATCCTTTCATACCCGAATGCCGGTCACCTGATTGAACCTCCGTACACGCCGCACTGCAGAGCCAGCTCCTTCAAGACAGTCGACCAAGGTCAGACGTGTAAGTTCAGCTGTGGACAATAACAGAAACTCTGAATGATTCAAGGTTAATGTGCCAAATTCAGGACTTGAgttttgtgctgtttctgtttccttttgtcAGTCATGGCTCTGTGGGGCGGAGACACGGTGCCTCATGCTCGCGCTCAGGAAGACACCTGGAGGAAGATGCTGGCCTTCCTGCAAGAGAATCTCTACGGCAGCACAAAGCCTGCTGCAACCTCATTATCACACCTGTGACAAGGCGACGACTACTGATTATAGAGTTGCAAAGTTATTTCAGGCTCCAGAAAGTTAATATCccattcacatttttcatagACAACGTTGCATGACTCACAATTTGAACACTTCTACAGCTTTGATTGACATAAAACTCTCCTGGCGTTATATATAACATCATATCTGAGTTATCGTAATTATGAGTTTCCAACTTTTAGATAGTGTTCACGTTGGAATTATGACTGGAAGCTTTTCAGAAAGCTCCAATATATCCGACGTGGCTCTTAATAATGCAGAAGTGcctgaaaacaaaaccaacatgGACATCAGCAAAAGACCTAAATGCAATGcaattaaacccaaatttaataGATATGGTGTTATAGAGTCAGCCGATTTCAATTATTTCTTAAATGCCTGAATTGACTGCAGCATTAGAAATGCTTTAGGATAAGGGAAGATAATTTCAAAGTTTTGTTGTTTACAGGGGAGCTCAGGTCTCTTTTAAGGGAGgtaaaccaaacactggttttataatgataaaaaaaacatagaaatgcAGAAAATCACATTTGACTCACATTGCATTCATTTTTGGTCGAATAATTACTCATGCCAGAGATCTGTTCAGGAAGCTGTCATTAGTCTGTCAGTGTGCCATCAATATATGTCATAAGTTAAACATGTTCCATCAGTTTTTAGTGGATTTTCTCCCTTCAACACACGCACAGCtttgaaaaatcacatttttgagtgtCTGCTAAACGCCATCTGTACTATATAACTGAATCAAGTCAACTGTAATCAAAACATTGTCAAAGGGAGTGATGTTAAATGAAGAAACCTGACACAGTTCTTATTGATACAGAGAAGGTGAGGTGTGCTATCATCTGTGAATTCATATCATACAATGCTGGTTTATCAAAGATCATTTATTGATCACTGATGTTGtactttgatgtttttctggAGTCAGAATGTCTGTATCACATAAATACggtcataaataataaaaacatcaacagttcTTGTGGTAAAGATACTGGAGTCAACATGTAAAAGTTTCTGTAACAAGAAACCAAGTGGTGCCAGTGACATTAAACAACTAAAGTAATTTAAGCATAAAATTACACAAGAGGTCAGCGCAGCTAAACCTTTCCTTCAAACAAGATATGGAGTCTATTTTTCTGCCGGcgcaagtctttttttttttgcgtctGTGAGCCGACGTTTGGACGAGAGGCGCAGCTGAGGCTGTTTATGCAGATGAGGCGGTGCAATGCAATGTTGGTGTTCATTTGGCATGAAATTGCAATAAAAGCTGTTCAGACTCTCATCGCAGACGCGAAGGTTGTTCAGGTTCAATGTTCTTGGCGAACATTGAACCTGAACAACCTTCAGTTGGCAGAGGCGCAGCACACAGACgtctccaaaatcacaaaacatctttcatttatatttagttttttcacctttcagttcgctgcatgtttttttcagctACTGCAGATTGACCTGAGAGtcaaaacacagattttaagGAGGATTCTCACCATTAATATCATCCACATGAGCCTAATATGATGACCTGGAGTTCAGAAATACAATCAGTTGGATGAGTGAGTTTCCCACAATAACTTGTAGAATCTCGGATCTTTTCCATGTTTATTAAACAGCTGTAGTCATCACACATCAGCAGGAATGATATGCGTGTTTCATATACAGTCTCTGATTCGAGAGAGGCATCATTTTACGTGCGGTTggcacagcagaggaaactttattaattatttattatttattattaggaTCTGCGGTGATTCCAAGTTTAACAACAAAATCGTTTGAAGTATCGCAGCTGTCCTCAGGATGCGTCCTGAGCTCCATCAAGTCTGTCTGGacatttttattcaataaaaGTTCGAACTGAGTTTAGagaatcaaatatttttttctgtcatgtcacGAGGATAATTCCAGtgagttttcagttttgcttcTTGCAGTCAAATATCAGAATATCTGCAGTAGTCAGTTCTGCGCACGGACGTGTGTCCATATAATCAGTATGTAAAATATCCTCTGACAGCTTCTTAAACAGAGTAAACCTGCAACAACATCCTTTATGCTGTGAACaaagagaacattttaaaactggTTGAAACAAAATCTTGTTCACTTTACGCACAGCCAGGATACCTTCATccatcatttaaatatttggaTGAAACAGAACTTCTGCGCTTTTCAATCACTAACCAG is drawn from Thunnus thynnus chromosome 5, fThuThy2.1, whole genome shotgun sequence and contains these coding sequences:
- the LOC137183658 gene encoding peroxisomal succinyl-coenzyme A thioesterase-like — translated: MDREQCCVKLSVQPSRGLVDEKFTVLVQHVPPGSQLTVHALHQCEDGHTWEAFAHYIGNATGTVNVSEDLSLGGTYSGVEPMGLLWSLRPVPGSKPGLRMRKMNVQTPMEIRISVYQGHPTEGFITQVPLARELVERWYMAPGVRRVPITEGGLTATLFLPSGPGPFPGLLDLWGGEGHLLEYRAALLASHGFASLTLDYLTPKIASETGKMVDNQYFETAFRVLQQHPQVLGSRIGMMGLSLGASFTLKMAAYSEVIKLSSVVCINGTHVQPVDGSVEEMLEYCRRNAEKTRFNEKNQVIWRDLPLPIPTDPELKVDVGRLQCPVMLVVAEDDQNWPASESAQDMKEMMEQAGNSHLLTILSYPNAGHLIEPPYTPHCRASSFKTVDQGQTFMALWGGDTVPHARAQEDTWRKMLAFLQENLYGSTKPAATSLSHL